The following coding sequences lie in one Silvanigrella aquatica genomic window:
- a CDS encoding DUF5522 domain-containing protein, with protein sequence MEHNKDRQQKLIENIDYYFNEKGLMVFTKEYHLKRGYCCQSGCFHCPYNFQKSIIKEEINN encoded by the coding sequence ATGGAGCACAACAAAGACAGGCAACAAAAATTAATAGAAAATATTGATTATTATTTTAATGAAAAAGGACTCATGGTCTTTACAAAAGAGTATCATTTAAAAAGAGGCTACTGTTGTCAAAGTGGTTGTTTCCATTGTCCTTATAATTTTCAAAAAAGCATTATAAAAGAAGAAATTAATAACTGA